One Maribacter cobaltidurans genomic window carries:
- the galE gene encoding UDP-glucose 4-epimerase GalE: MKKKIIVTGGCGYIGSHTVISLLEDGYEVVVFDDFSNSDVKTLDRIKQITGKTVQYEMVDLKDTQKTNKAFNRHGDAIAIIHFAAYKAVGESQKKPLSYYRNNLFGLINIVQNQLENGIENLIFSSSATVYGEPDTLPISEGNEVKRPFSVYGNTKKIAEEILQDTARANPKFSGISLRYFNPIGAHGSGLIGELPSGTPNNLMPFITQTAIGLRPELKVFGNDYETKDGTPIRDYVHVMDLGEAHVKALNYIQSSSKKTNWEAFNLGTGNGYSVLEIINTFEALTKNKLNYRVVERREGDVPELYASFQLAEQTFGWRPKRGLDEMILSSWEWERNFRKQQANMLN; this comes from the coding sequence ATGAAAAAAAAGATAATTGTAACCGGAGGATGTGGCTATATTGGGTCACATACGGTAATCTCTCTTTTGGAGGATGGATATGAAGTCGTAGTATTTGACGATTTTTCAAATTCAGATGTGAAAACACTTGACCGAATAAAGCAAATAACGGGAAAAACTGTTCAATATGAAATGGTGGATCTTAAGGATACGCAGAAAACCAATAAGGCATTTAACCGGCATGGCGATGCGATCGCCATAATTCATTTTGCCGCATACAAAGCTGTGGGAGAATCGCAAAAAAAGCCGCTGTCCTATTATCGCAACAATCTATTTGGTCTAATAAACATCGTGCAGAATCAATTGGAAAATGGAATCGAAAATCTGATTTTTTCCTCATCGGCAACGGTTTATGGGGAGCCGGACACCCTGCCCATCAGTGAAGGGAATGAAGTCAAACGTCCTTTCTCGGTTTACGGAAACACGAAAAAAATAGCGGAGGAAATCCTTCAAGATACGGCAAGAGCAAATCCAAAATTTTCCGGAATATCCCTTCGTTATTTTAACCCAATAGGAGCCCATGGATCTGGATTGATCGGTGAACTTCCTTCAGGGACTCCCAATAATTTGATGCCCTTTATTACCCAGACAGCCATCGGTCTGAGACCTGAATTAAAGGTATTTGGAAATGACTACGAAACAAAAGATGGAACTCCAATAAGGGATTATGTCCACGTAATGGATTTGGGAGAAGCCCATGTAAAGGCTCTGAATTATATCCAGTCGAGTTCAAAAAAGACAAATTGGGAGGCATTCAATTTAGGGACAGGGAATGGGTATAGTGTTTTGGAGATTATCAACACCTTTGAGGCTCTTACCAAGAACAAACTAAATTACAGAGTGGTTGAAAGGAGGGAGGGAGACGTTCCCGAACTATATGCATCTTTTCAATTGGCTGAGCAAACGTTCGGCTGGAGGCCCAAAAGAGGATTGGACGAAATGATTCTGTCCTCGTGGGAATGGGAGCGGAATTTTAGAAAACAACAGGCCAATATGCTAAATTAA